Genomic DNA from bacterium:
TCGGCCACTGCGGAGATCGTGACGGAGACCCGCACCGGTGTGCTGGCGGTCCCGATCATCGCGCTCACGGTCCGCGAGCGGGACGCGGTCGAGGTGCTCCCTCAAGAAGACCGCGAGGCCCAGGCCGCGGCGAGGGCGCTGGATCCGGCCTCCTCGGACGTGGAAGGTGTCTTCGTCGTCCGCGGCGGCAGGGCCGAGTTCGTGCCGGTGCAGGTGGGGATCGCAGGGCGCGACTACTTCGAGATCCTGAGCGGCCTCTCGGAGGGCGACTCCATCGTCTCCGGGCCCTACGAAACGATCCGCTCGCTCCGGAGCGGGCAGATGGTGCGACCGATGCGTGGTCCGCGGGCGGCGGGCGGCGGCGCGCGGGAGGCGAGCCAATGAGCACGCGCAGGAACGCCGACAGCGCCACGCCGGTCATCCGGATCGAGGGTTTGCGGAAGGACTATGTGCTTGGGGCGGAGGTGGTGCATGCGTTGAGGGGGGTGGATCTGGTGGTGGAGCGCAACGAGTACGTGGCGGTGATGGGGCCGTCGGGCTCGG
This window encodes:
- a CDS encoding ABC transporter ATP-binding protein, whose translation is MSTRRNADSATPVIRIEGLRKDYVLGAEVVHALRGVDLVVERNEYVAVMGPSGS